The Citrifermentans bemidjiense Bem genome window below encodes:
- a CDS encoding pilus assembly FimT family protein codes for MRGERGFSLIEMVVVLAIIGTLLGIGSMQFGRMQKKSSIEQQTRTIYAKMTEMRVEALYTKQARTLVLGDRRLTVYASSDGSGPALQVQQLPFAATMGADDRVSFEASGLMTGGDRALCVEPGGVAENPGNIDSVVVTAAKAYMGKRNSGGACVPTQIVAK; via the coding sequence ATGAGGGGAGAGCGAGGTTTTTCGCTGATCGAAATGGTGGTGGTGCTGGCCATCATCGGCACCCTGCTCGGCATTGGGAGCATGCAGTTCGGCCGCATGCAGAAAAAGTCGAGCATTGAGCAGCAGACCAGGACCATCTACGCCAAGATGACCGAGATGCGCGTCGAGGCCCTCTACACTAAGCAGGCGCGCACCTTGGTGCTCGGAGACCGGAGGCTGACAGTCTACGCGAGCTCCGACGGGAGCGGTCCTGCGCTTCAGGTGCAGCAACTTCCGTTCGCAGCCACCATGGGCGCCGACGACCGCGTCAGCTTCGAGGCCAGCGGCCTGATGACAGGGGGCGACCGCGCCCTCTGCGTGGAACCCGGTGGGGTGGCGGAGAACCCAGGAAATATCGACAGCGTCGTGGTGACCGCTGCCAAGGCCTATATGGGAAAAAGAAACTCGGGAGGAGCCTGTGTCCCAACACAAATTGTTGCCAAATAA
- a CDS encoding type IV pilus modification PilV family protein, producing MSQHKLLPNNSGFTLVELMVALLIAMVGMFGVLETINVSLQQTSKNELRNEGVKLGEKYMAEFRGTPFDSIVGPYAFVNVTTSVRGAKKTFVVERSAATMAESTPGTASSKQLTVVVKWAYRNMTSQNRVVSVVARP from the coding sequence GTGTCCCAACACAAATTGTTGCCAAATAACAGCGGGTTCACGCTGGTCGAGCTCATGGTCGCCCTGCTGATCGCCATGGTCGGGATGTTTGGGGTGCTGGAGACCATCAACGTCTCCCTGCAACAAACAAGCAAGAACGAGCTGCGCAACGAGGGGGTGAAGCTGGGGGAGAAATACATGGCCGAGTTTAGGGGGACCCCCTTCGATAGCATCGTCGGTCCCTACGCCTTCGTAAACGTGACCACCAGCGTCCGCGGAGCGAAGAAAACCTTTGTCGTCGAGCGCTCCGCGGCCACCATGGCTGAAAGCACCCCGGGGACTGCATCGAGTAAGCAGCTCACCGTGGTGGTCAAATGGGCCTATAGAAACATGACCTCGCAAAACCGCGTCGTCTCGGTGGTGGCCAGGCCATGA
- a CDS encoding prepilin-type N-terminal cleavage/methylation domain-containing protein codes for MLRNSRGYSLVELIVVMAIFVAVLVVTSNGFKTVLTQMGSQSKLLETDIGNVVGLEVLRSDLQSAGYGLPWTFQNTPGADYTEVNSGVTTMPVGAPFWESGKSPSSYNDAPDKVPRAVQSEDTAFNKVGSVGSKYLVLKSLTLLPEATPKKWITVTYSNTSKNESKWNDPIRSFATTGSPAERVMVIRNVFVDGIPTKQMQVMSGSGAFSAPFSTYTTLTLPHSSGDVFEVYGVAKASSLRMPFNRADYYVRTPPTPPPACAPNTGVLYKAYLNQTSGFTELPLLDCVADMQVVYGLGPVGSTEVNLHQAAPPATAKDIREQVKEIRLYILAHTGRKDSGYTHPSRQVVVGEDFGGGVVGRSFDLQNVIGTGWQNYRWKLYSIVVRPQNLIQ; via the coding sequence ATGCTGAGGAACAGCCGTGGTTATTCGCTGGTCGAACTGATCGTGGTGATGGCGATCTTCGTTGCCGTGTTGGTGGTCACTTCGAACGGATTCAAGACGGTGCTGACCCAGATGGGGTCGCAGTCCAAGCTCCTGGAGACGGATATCGGCAACGTGGTCGGGCTCGAGGTGCTCCGTTCCGATTTGCAGAGCGCAGGCTACGGGCTCCCCTGGACCTTCCAGAATACGCCCGGCGCCGATTACACCGAGGTAAATAGCGGCGTCACCACCATGCCGGTCGGGGCGCCTTTCTGGGAGAGCGGGAAAAGCCCGAGCAGCTACAACGATGCTCCCGACAAGGTGCCGCGCGCCGTGCAGAGCGAGGACACCGCCTTCAACAAGGTGGGAAGCGTGGGCTCCAAATACCTGGTGCTGAAATCGCTGACCCTGCTGCCGGAGGCGACGCCCAAGAAATGGATCACCGTCACCTACAGCAATACATCAAAGAACGAGTCGAAATGGAACGATCCCATCCGTTCCTTCGCCACCACGGGCTCCCCAGCGGAGCGGGTCATGGTGATCAGGAATGTCTTTGTTGACGGGATACCGACCAAGCAAATGCAGGTGATGAGCGGCAGCGGCGCCTTCTCCGCCCCATTCAGCACATACACCACCTTGACGCTTCCACATAGCTCGGGTGACGTCTTCGAGGTCTACGGAGTTGCTAAGGCCAGTTCGCTTAGGATGCCCTTCAACCGCGCCGACTACTATGTGCGCACCCCACCCACTCCCCCTCCGGCCTGCGCCCCCAACACCGGGGTGCTGTACAAGGCGTACCTGAACCAGACGAGTGGGTTCACCGAACTGCCGCTTCTCGATTGCGTGGCGGATATGCAGGTGGTCTATGGACTGGGCCCGGTGGGATCGACCGAGGTGAACCTGCACCAGGCGGCCCCACCTGCCACCGCCAAGGACATCCGCGAACAGGTCAAGGAGATACGGCTCTACATCCTGGCGCATACCGGTAGGAAGGACAGCGGCTACACCCATCCAAGCAGGCAGGTCGTGGTGGGAGAGGACTTCGGCGGAGGGGTGGTGGGAAGGAGCTTCGACCTGCAGAACGTGATCGGTACAGGGTGGCAGAACTACCGCTGGAAGCTGTACTCCATAGTCGTGCGACCGCAGAACCTCATACAATAG
- a CDS encoding pilus assembly PilX N-terminal domain-containing protein: protein MKKLGNEDGIALVTALMFTLICLGIVAALMQMLLLQTKLSGSQKNYRNALEASYGGTELLTREFIPKLFSNYSSGIGPLITAYNTSGIGDIGLVASSSLKVKLNTATDDWGTLSKTLDAKDAPDLQFTLKSLDTAGNFKVYAKIVDTVPGNSDTTGIDYLDSGAGVAGTGAGISPKHNPVIYTLEVRGERANNPKEKALLSVLYAY from the coding sequence ATGAAAAAGTTAGGCAACGAAGATGGTATCGCGCTGGTGACGGCACTGATGTTCACGCTCATCTGCCTGGGGATCGTGGCGGCGCTGATGCAGATGCTGCTGCTCCAGACCAAGCTCTCCGGGAGCCAGAAGAACTACCGCAACGCCCTGGAGGCCTCCTATGGCGGCACCGAACTGCTCACCCGCGAATTTATCCCCAAGCTGTTCAGCAACTATTCGAGCGGGATCGGGCCGCTGATTACCGCTTACAACACGAGCGGGATCGGTGATATCGGTTTGGTGGCGAGCAGTTCGCTAAAGGTGAAACTCAATACCGCCACCGACGATTGGGGCACTCTCTCCAAGACCCTCGATGCCAAGGACGCTCCAGACCTTCAGTTCACCCTGAAGTCGCTCGACACCGCCGGCAACTTCAAGGTCTACGCCAAGATCGTCGATACCGTCCCGGGGAACTCCGACACCACCGGGATCGACTATCTGGACAGCGGGGCAGGGGTGGCGGGGACTGGGGCAGGGATCTCTCCAAAGCACAACCCCGTGATCTACACTCTGGAGGTGCGCGGCGAACGCGCCAACAACCCGAAGGAGAAGGCACTCCTTTCGGTGCTCTACGCCTACTAA
- a CDS encoding pilus assembly FimT family protein, whose product MQSRGFSLIELLMIMGILSILYAIGTLSFNTYQKRYRAEAQTRFLFSEIQKARADAICQRRGARIKVYHDRFERYSTYQDDTSGVKPLQSHPLTFPVVWEAPSANGERYMIDFEPRGIIDTAASSGGSICIDDNAASAAVDSIKIFSTRISIGKKGQGNECRSANITVK is encoded by the coding sequence ATGCAGTCACGCGGCTTTTCACTCATTGAGCTGCTCATGATAATGGGCATCCTCTCCATCCTGTACGCCATCGGGACCCTAAGTTTTAACACCTACCAGAAACGCTACCGGGCCGAGGCCCAGACCAGGTTCCTCTTCTCCGAGATACAGAAGGCACGTGCAGACGCCATCTGTCAGAGGAGGGGGGCCAGGATCAAGGTCTACCACGACCGTTTCGAGCGTTACTCCACATACCAAGACGACACCAGCGGGGTTAAGCCGCTGCAGAGCCATCCGCTCACCTTCCCGGTGGTCTGGGAGGCTCCAAGCGCTAACGGCGAACGCTACATGATCGACTTCGAACCGCGGGGGATCATAGACACCGCCGCAAGTTCCGGTGGCTCCATTTGCATCGACGACAATGCCGCCTCGGCAGCCGTGGACAGCATCAAAATCTTCTCAACCAGGATCAGCATAGGTAAAAAGGGGCAGGGAAATGAATGCAGGAGCGCCAATATCACGGTCAAATAG
- a CDS encoding prepilin-type N-terminal cleavage/methylation domain-containing protein: protein MNAGAPISRSNSLGFTLIEVLMAMSVLTVGLLGLLQSLQLGYRQNLRDRMRNEAVQVAEEQMHDLRRIPFDEIVGFKRDIPKKIGGREMPFEAAGTVDDIGSTGSTARPAKKLRVTVSWTVHGERFNHEIFTVRTRRSDE, encoded by the coding sequence ATGAATGCAGGAGCGCCAATATCACGGTCAAATAGCCTCGGCTTCACCTTGATAGAGGTGCTGATGGCGATGTCGGTGCTCACTGTCGGGCTCCTTGGGCTATTGCAGTCGCTGCAGCTGGGCTACCGGCAAAACCTGCGCGACCGGATGCGGAATGAGGCTGTCCAGGTCGCCGAGGAGCAGATGCACGATCTGCGCAGGATCCCTTTCGATGAGATCGTCGGCTTCAAGAGGGATATCCCGAAAAAGATCGGAGGTCGGGAGATGCCGTTCGAGGCGGCGGGAACGGTAGATGACATCGGATCCACCGGTTCCACGGCGCGCCCCGCCAAGAAGCTGAGGGTGACGGTTTCGTGGACAGTCCACGGGGAGCGCTTCAACCACGAGATTTTCACAGTGAGGACCAGGAGATCCGATGAGTAA
- a CDS encoding PulJ/GspJ family protein yields MSKSRNSAHGYTMIELMVVMLIFSVVMALISVSFSRMVRGSGQLLKSAETDIGGLIGLELMRSDTESAGFGLYWSGPGGGVSAISYMEASDDLVLVNNCPGGCPNAKPSLFDDRTYATDRYIPRAYRVGNNVGYNGSDYVVLKGTTLGTNKVSRAWGYLNYSAGTVVTPPRDASGATFHPGDRAIVLKSGMSAGREVRELVIAGNQFYTSYADAFQKEFRPKEPGDNFLVYGIDEPGGSLRFPFNRTDYYIDRPGDISRTCAPGTGVLYKSVINQSGKKPEECPILDCVADMQVVLYTDSNGDGVVDYHPDGEELDAQDALKTRKQLKEIRVYILAQQGRRDDTYRYPVAEPERAILVGDPALKENPEESALGRIWTSSKMADIFGSIWRNYRWKLYTIVVQPKNL; encoded by the coding sequence ATGAGTAAAAGTCGCAATTCCGCGCACGGCTACACCATGATCGAGTTGATGGTGGTGATGCTGATCTTCTCGGTCGTGATGGCCCTGATCAGCGTCTCATTCTCCAGGATGGTTCGCGGCTCCGGGCAGCTGCTTAAAAGCGCCGAAACGGACATCGGAGGGCTAATCGGGCTGGAACTGATGCGCAGCGACACGGAATCCGCCGGATTCGGGCTTTACTGGAGCGGGCCTGGCGGAGGCGTCTCGGCCATCAGCTACATGGAAGCCAGTGACGACCTGGTGCTGGTGAACAACTGCCCCGGCGGCTGCCCCAACGCCAAACCGTCGTTATTCGACGACCGTACCTACGCCACCGACCGGTACATCCCGCGGGCCTATCGGGTCGGCAACAACGTCGGTTACAACGGCTCCGACTACGTTGTACTCAAAGGGACCACGCTGGGGACGAACAAGGTGTCCCGGGCTTGGGGCTACCTGAACTACAGCGCGGGGACGGTAGTCACTCCCCCCAGGGATGCATCAGGCGCAACGTTTCATCCCGGTGACCGCGCCATCGTGCTGAAAAGCGGAATGTCAGCAGGAAGAGAGGTGCGGGAGCTCGTCATCGCCGGTAACCAGTTTTACACCTCCTACGCCGATGCTTTCCAAAAGGAATTCCGCCCCAAAGAGCCGGGCGACAACTTTCTCGTCTACGGCATAGACGAGCCGGGCGGATCTCTTCGCTTTCCGTTCAACAGGACCGATTACTATATTGATCGTCCCGGCGACATATCCAGAACCTGCGCTCCTGGGACCGGCGTCCTTTATAAGTCCGTGATCAACCAGAGCGGCAAGAAACCAGAGGAATGTCCCATCCTCGACTGCGTGGCCGACATGCAGGTGGTGCTCTACACTGACTCAAATGGGGACGGCGTGGTCGATTATCACCCGGACGGCGAGGAACTGGACGCACAGGACGCACTGAAAACGCGTAAACAGCTAAAGGAGATCCGGGTCTACATCCTGGCTCAGCAGGGAAGAAGGGACGATACCTACCGCTACCCCGTGGCGGAACCCGAGCGGGCTATCCTCGTCGGCGATCCGGCGCTAAAAGAAAACCCGGAGGAAAGCGCCCTGGGACGCATCTGGACTTCGAGCAAAATGGCCGACATCTTCGGCAGCATCTGGCGCAATTACCGCTGGAAGCTCTACACCATTGTGGTGCAGCCCAAAAACCTGTAG
- a CDS encoding helix-turn-helix transcriptional regulator encodes MIMNSVKKLREERLMSKAELARLAGVSPITIDRIERGEDCRMETKRKILLALGFSLSDKQKVFQD; translated from the coding sequence ATGATCATGAATAGCGTCAAAAAGCTGCGGGAAGAGCGACTGATGAGCAAGGCGGAGCTGGCGCGCCTTGCCGGAGTGTCGCCTATCACCATCGACCGGATCGAGCGGGGAGAGGATTGCAGGATGGAAACCAAGCGCAAGATCCTGCTTGCCCTTGGCTTTTCACTCTCCGACAAACAGAAGGTATTTCAGGATTAG
- the pilM gene encoding type IV pilus assembly protein PilM — protein MLFSKKKDIVGVDIGSSAVKLVQLRPVKGGYQLVKIGISPLPAEAIVDNTLMDSSSIVETVKQLVSGLGVKAKEVACSISGNSVIIRKISLPVMPVEELEDQIHWEAEQYIPFDINDVNVDFQILSPDEQDPSKMNVLLVASKKDIINDYLSVFAEAGLKLVVVDVDSFAVQNAYEANYPADPDEVVALVNIGASIFNLNIIRDGVSLFTRDVQMGGNLYTEEIQKQFGINSEQAEQMKLSVTGNEDQRLAETLQRVNETIALEMRRSLDFYNSTAGEGRITKVYLSGGAAKTAFLMEAVQQRLALPVEILNPLLKVAVNEKEFDLKHLEEIAPLITVAVGLATRRVGDK, from the coding sequence ATGCTTTTCTCAAAGAAGAAGGACATAGTAGGGGTCGACATCGGATCCAGCGCGGTGAAGCTCGTGCAGCTGCGCCCGGTGAAGGGGGGGTACCAGCTGGTGAAGATCGGCATCTCGCCGCTTCCCGCCGAGGCCATCGTCGACAACACCCTCATGGACAGTTCCTCGATCGTGGAGACGGTGAAACAGCTTGTTTCCGGCCTGGGAGTGAAGGCCAAGGAAGTGGCGTGTTCCATTTCCGGCAACTCGGTGATCATCAGGAAGATCTCGCTCCCGGTGATGCCGGTGGAAGAGCTGGAGGACCAGATTCACTGGGAGGCTGAGCAGTACATCCCCTTCGACATCAACGACGTCAACGTGGATTTCCAGATACTGTCTCCCGACGAGCAGGACCCCTCGAAGATGAACGTCCTTCTGGTCGCCAGCAAGAAGGACATCATCAACGATTACCTTTCGGTGTTCGCTGAGGCCGGGCTCAAGCTGGTGGTAGTGGACGTCGACTCCTTCGCCGTCCAAAACGCTTACGAGGCAAACTATCCGGCGGACCCGGACGAGGTGGTTGCCCTGGTCAACATCGGCGCCAGCATCTTCAACCTCAACATCATACGGGACGGGGTTTCGCTGTTCACCCGCGACGTGCAGATGGGGGGGAACCTATACACCGAGGAGATACAGAAGCAGTTCGGGATCAACAGCGAGCAGGCGGAGCAAATGAAGCTCTCCGTCACCGGTAACGAAGACCAGAGGCTGGCCGAGACGCTGCAACGGGTGAACGAGACCATCGCCCTGGAGATGCGCCGCTCCCTGGACTTCTACAATTCCACGGCAGGCGAGGGGAGGATCACCAAGGTGTATCTCTCCGGCGGCGCCGCGAAGACCGCATTTCTCATGGAGGCAGTCCAGCAACGGCTGGCGTTGCCGGTGGAGATCCTCAACCCGCTCTTGAAGGTCGCGGTGAACGAGAAGGAATTCGACCTCAAGCACCTTGAGGAGATCGCACCGCTGATAACGGTAGCGGTGGGGCTGGCGACGAGGAGGGTCGGGGACAAATGA
- a CDS encoding PilN domain-containing protein: MIKINLLPLRASKKKETIRQQVSILIVCVVGVLVVGLSFYGVLRGRIAATTAEIANSESELASLKTKIGTIDNIKKLQQEVKKKLDVLNQLRRAKTGPASRLAALSDALPPKLWLTKYAENGNSVTIAGVAMSEELIAVFMKSLQASGAFSNVELVVSEQNETAGVKAKRFELQVQIAQQLSATEAVGSPSAGKNPPPKPTP, encoded by the coding sequence ATGATCAAGATAAACCTCCTCCCCTTGCGGGCATCCAAGAAGAAAGAGACCATCCGGCAGCAGGTCTCGATACTGATCGTCTGCGTTGTAGGCGTCCTGGTGGTGGGGCTCAGCTTCTACGGCGTGCTGCGTGGCAGAATCGCCGCGACCACGGCAGAGATCGCCAACTCCGAATCCGAGTTGGCATCGCTCAAGACGAAGATCGGCACCATCGACAACATCAAAAAGCTGCAGCAGGAGGTCAAGAAGAAGCTCGACGTCCTGAACCAGTTGCGCCGTGCGAAGACCGGTCCCGCCTCAAGGCTCGCGGCCCTCTCCGATGCGCTGCCGCCGAAGCTGTGGCTCACCAAGTACGCCGAGAACGGCAACAGCGTCACTATCGCCGGCGTCGCCATGAGCGAGGAGCTGATCGCAGTTTTCATGAAAAGCTTGCAGGCCTCAGGCGCCTTCAGCAACGTCGAGCTGGTGGTTTCAGAGCAGAACGAGACCGCCGGGGTGAAGGCTAAACGTTTCGAACTGCAGGTCCAGATCGCGCAGCAGCTGTCCGCAACTGAAGCGGTGGGTTCCCCGTCAGCCGGGAAGAATCCTCCACCCAAACCAACTCCCTGA
- the pilO gene encoding type IV pilus inner membrane component PilO, with amino-acid sequence MDPQIEKLLKLPTKEKVALLALVLIVEGVALFYGLHRPKMDELKELKAKQEELQKQIQESRSIANNLPRFKAEYEQLKKDLDNALTELPNQKEIPSLLTSISTQGKGAGLDFLLFRPKPEVPKDFYAEVPVDIAVAGTYYQVADFFLSVGKLPRIVNITNVNVSDIKESNGRTTLKVSCLATTFRFLDPKEKKNEKKPK; translated from the coding sequence ATGGATCCACAAATAGAAAAATTGCTCAAGCTCCCGACCAAGGAGAAGGTCGCCCTGTTGGCTTTGGTGCTGATAGTGGAGGGGGTCGCCCTTTTCTATGGGCTGCACCGCCCGAAGATGGACGAGCTGAAGGAGCTCAAGGCGAAGCAGGAAGAACTCCAGAAGCAGATCCAGGAAAGCCGCAGCATCGCCAACAACCTGCCGCGCTTCAAGGCCGAGTACGAGCAGCTCAAGAAGGACCTGGACAACGCCCTCACCGAGCTTCCCAACCAGAAGGAGATCCCGTCGCTTCTGACCAGCATCTCCACCCAGGGGAAAGGGGCGGGGCTCGACTTCCTGCTCTTCAGGCCCAAGCCAGAGGTTCCCAAGGACTTCTACGCGGAAGTGCCGGTGGACATCGCGGTGGCGGGGACCTACTACCAGGTCGCCGATTTCTTCCTTTCGGTGGGAAAATTGCCGCGCATCGTCAACATCACCAACGTAAACGTCTCTGATATCAAGGAGAGCAACGGGCGGACCACCCTGAAGGTCAGCTGCCTGGCCACCACCTTCCGCTTCCTCGACCCTAAAGAGAAAAAAAATGAAAAAAAGCCTAAATAA
- a CDS encoding pilus assembly protein PilP produces MKKSLNNIALTLLLLALCGTGCKKEEAPPPPPPPPAAPKPAAPKPAAPVQAQRSSVSSTGASLDFSKKTDPFKSQAPVVAKPQPGSPGTGGGGGAVSPAADLLPIQSYEVSKFKVAGIIAGLRENQALVIDPNGKGYVVKAGMQIGNANGRISRITSSSVEVVERYREGGGRPKSRTIVLTLPKKR; encoded by the coding sequence ATGAAAAAAAGCCTAAATAACATCGCGCTGACGTTGCTGCTGCTGGCTCTTTGCGGCACCGGTTGCAAGAAGGAAGAGGCTCCGCCTCCACCTCCACCTCCGCCCGCCGCACCCAAGCCTGCGGCACCCAAGCCCGCAGCACCGGTGCAGGCACAGCGCTCCTCGGTGAGCAGCACCGGCGCCTCACTGGATTTCAGCAAAAAGACCGACCCGTTCAAGTCGCAGGCCCCCGTGGTGGCGAAACCGCAGCCTGGATCTCCGGGGACCGGGGGAGGAGGCGGCGCGGTGTCACCTGCCGCGGACCTTCTCCCGATCCAGAGCTATGAAGTGTCGAAGTTCAAGGTGGCAGGGATCATCGCCGGCCTCAGGGAGAACCAGGCGCTGGTGATCGACCCCAACGGCAAGGGTTATGTAGTGAAAGCAGGCATGCAGATCGGCAACGCCAACGGCCGTATTTCCAGGATCACTTCCTCAAGCGTGGAGGTGGTGGAGCGTTACCGCGAAGGCGGTGGCCGCCCCAAGAGCAGGACTATCGTGCTCACGCTGCCCAAGAAAAGGTAA